The following coding sequences lie in one Apus apus isolate bApuApu2 chromosome 16, bApuApu2.pri.cur, whole genome shotgun sequence genomic window:
- the MLEC gene encoding malectin: MVGAGARGAPLLLPPSLLLLLLLLLRGAAGGLADSVIWAVNAGGDAHVDVNGIHFRKDPLEGRVGRASDYGMKLPILRSNAEDQILYQTERYNEETFGYEVPIKEEGDYVLVLKFAEVYFAQSQQKVFDVRLNGHVVVKDLDIFDRVGHSTAHDEIIPMSIKKGKLSVQGEVSTFTGKLHIEFVKGYYDNPKICALYILQGTVEDVPKLQPHPGLEKKEEDDDEDEYDDGSSVKKQANKNRVQSGPRTPNPYASDNSSLMFPILVAFGVFIPTLFCLCRL, encoded by the exons ATGGTGGGCGCCGGGGCGCGCGGGgcgccgctgctgctgccgccctcgctgctcctgctcctgctgctgctgctgcggggcgcggcgggcggcCTCGCCGACAGCGTCATCTGGGCCGTCAATGCAGGCGGCGATGCCCATGTGGACGTGAACGGCATCCACTTCCGCAAGGACCCGCTGGAGGGCCGCGTGGGCCGAG CTTCTGACTACGGGATGAAGCTGCCGATCTTGCGGTCCAACGCGGAGGATCAGATTCTGTACCAGACTGAGCGCTACAATGAGGAAACCTTTGGCTATGAAGTTCCCATCAAAGAGGAGGGTGACTATGTGCTGGTGTTGAAGTTTGCAGAGGTCTATTTTGCACAGTCACAACAGAAG GTGTTTGATGTTCGCTTGAATGGCCACGTGGTGGTGAAGGACTTGGACATTTTTGACAGAGTtggacacagcacagctcaTGATGAAATCATTCCCATGAGTATCAAAAAGGGGAAACTGAGTGTCCAGGGAGAGGTCTCCACATTCACAGGGAAGCTCCACATTGAGTTTGTAAAG GGCTACTATGACAATCCAAAAATCTGTGCCCTATACATCTTGCAAGGAACAGTGGAAG ATGTTCCAAAGCTGCAGCCGCACCCGGGTctggagaaaaaagaggaagatgatgatgaagatgaaTATGATGATGGCTCCAGTGTTAAAAAACAGGCAAATAAGAACCGGGTTCAGTCAGGCCCACGCACACCAAACCCCTATGCCTCGGACAACAGCAGCCTCATGTTTCCTATATTGGTGGCCTTTGGTGTCTTCATTCCTACCCTCTTCTGCCTCTGCCGATTGTGA